One Streptomyces sp. R28 DNA window includes the following coding sequences:
- a CDS encoding IS256 family transposase: protein MLSVVNADGTTGTGSLIDDIVREGARRMLAAALEAEVNSYIADLADQRDENGRRLVVRNGYHQPRSVTTVAGTVEVKAPRINDKRIDEATGERKRFSSAILPPWCRKSPKISEVLPLLYLHGLSSGDFVPALEQFLGSSAGLSPATVTRLTTQWQADHKTFSERDLSATDYVYVWADGIHLRIRLEDAKAAVLVVMGVRADGTKELIAMADGYRESSESWASLMRDCQRRGMRAPVLAVGDGALGFWNALNEVFPETRHQRCWVHKTANCLDSLPKSAQPAAKKAIQDIYNAEDKEHAAAAVKAFAKQYGAKFPKAVKKIVEDEDELLAFYDFPAEHWIHLRTTNPIESTFSTVRLRTKVTKGAGSRAAALAMVFKLVESAQARWRAVNAPHLVALVRAGARFERGELVERPEAHAA, encoded by the coding sequence GTGCTGAGCGTAGTGAATGCAGATGGAACGACCGGGACCGGCTCCCTGATCGACGACATCGTCCGCGAGGGCGCGCGGCGGATGCTGGCCGCCGCTCTGGAGGCTGAAGTCAACTCCTACATAGCCGATTTGGCCGACCAGCGAGACGAGAACGGGCGCCGTCTGGTGGTCCGCAACGGCTATCACCAGCCCCGCTCCGTGACCACCGTGGCCGGGACGGTCGAGGTGAAGGCCCCTCGCATCAACGACAAGCGCATCGACGAGGCAACCGGCGAGCGCAAGCGGTTCTCCTCGGCGATCCTGCCGCCGTGGTGCCGCAAGTCCCCGAAGATCAGCGAGGTGCTGCCGCTCCTCTACCTCCACGGGCTGTCCAGCGGGGATTTCGTGCCCGCGCTCGAGCAGTTCCTCGGCTCCTCGGCCGGCCTGTCACCGGCCACCGTCACCCGGCTGACCACCCAGTGGCAGGCCGACCACAAGACGTTCAGCGAGCGCGACCTGTCCGCCACGGACTACGTCTACGTCTGGGCCGACGGCATTCACCTGCGGATACGCCTGGAGGACGCGAAGGCCGCGGTCCTGGTCGTCATGGGCGTGCGCGCGGACGGCACCAAGGAGCTGATCGCGATGGCCGACGGCTACCGCGAGTCCTCGGAATCCTGGGCGAGCCTGATGCGGGACTGCCAGCGGCGCGGCATGCGCGCTCCCGTCCTCGCCGTCGGCGACGGCGCCCTCGGCTTCTGGAACGCGTTGAACGAGGTCTTCCCCGAAACCCGGCACCAAAGATGCTGGGTTCACAAAACGGCCAACTGCCTCGACAGCCTCCCGAAGTCGGCCCAGCCCGCGGCGAAGAAGGCCATACAGGACATCTACAACGCCGAGGATAAGGAGCACGCGGCCGCCGCGGTCAAGGCGTTCGCCAAGCAGTACGGGGCAAAGTTCCCCAAGGCCGTCAAGAAGATCGTCGAGGACGAGGACGAGCTGCTGGCGTTCTACGACTTCCCCGCCGAGCACTGGATCCACCTGCGGACAACCAACCCGATCGAGTCGACCTTCTCGACCGTCCGTCTGCGGACCAAGGTCACCAAGGGGGCCGGCTCCCGGGCCGCCGCCCTGGCGATGGTTTTCAAGCTCGTCGAGTCCGCCCAGGCCCGCTGGCGAGCCGTGAACGCACCCCACCTCGTCGCCCTCGTCCGAGCAGGGGCCCGCTTCGAACGAGGCGAACTCGTCGAACGCCCCGAAGCTCACGCAGCCTGA
- a CDS encoding AAA family ATPase produces MSKDPLAGLPSRSRIAELILRKHPHRNTFAGWEHYRRTRGLLVPAPMLTAAQLRSIPLDRRSDYDLYRQVTNVNLPLQQTPMLTKVTEVIDRRLLSNPFIQDDATLPGVMVSGFGNHGKTAAVCALAAAFEDYWLDLHGHLDPASVEGTWDLHAPVAYVSTPVTATPKSLCESILNFFGPDIRKMTLPQLLRQVADSLRDHGVMVLILDDINRIRMHRSDDQDVLDMIRALMGCGITLILSGVNIPGTGLLREATYDRKTKQWVLPPLETHRVHGLEVTQTERRFDLVELDRFPYGTPAEMQHFVNHLKGIEDHLRLMKAKPGMLTSGGMPEYLYGRCAGVVGILGRLVRGAAIAAMQSGKEEIDEELLEGIIIGRENPARGIGQAPDDTGEPEAPKPTTSRARPRKASRNSSFDDHGPQHSNEAAS; encoded by the coding sequence ATGAGCAAAGACCCATTGGCCGGCCTGCCGTCGCGGAGCCGGATCGCTGAGCTCATCCTGCGCAAGCACCCGCACCGCAACACGTTCGCCGGCTGGGAGCACTATCGCCGCACCCGCGGCCTGCTGGTGCCCGCGCCGATGCTGACGGCGGCCCAGTTGAGGTCGATCCCCCTGGACCGCCGCTCTGACTACGACCTCTACCGGCAGGTGACGAACGTGAACCTGCCGCTCCAGCAGACACCGATGCTGACCAAGGTCACCGAAGTTATCGACCGGCGTCTGCTGAGCAACCCGTTCATCCAGGACGACGCCACCCTTCCCGGCGTCATGGTCAGCGGCTTCGGTAACCACGGCAAGACCGCCGCCGTCTGCGCGCTCGCCGCCGCGTTCGAGGACTACTGGCTGGACCTGCACGGACACCTCGATCCCGCGTCGGTCGAGGGCACCTGGGATCTGCACGCGCCCGTCGCCTACGTCTCGACGCCGGTCACCGCGACCCCCAAGAGCCTGTGCGAGTCGATCCTGAACTTCTTCGGCCCCGACATCCGCAAGATGACGCTGCCTCAACTCCTGCGGCAGGTCGCCGACTCGTTGAGGGACCACGGCGTCATGGTCCTGATCCTGGACGACATCAACCGGATTCGCATGCACCGCTCGGACGACCAGGACGTCCTGGACATGATCCGGGCCCTGATGGGCTGCGGGATCACACTGATCCTGTCCGGCGTCAACATCCCTGGCACCGGCCTGCTGCGCGAGGCCACCTACGACCGCAAGACGAAGCAGTGGGTCCTTCCGCCGCTGGAGACCCACCGCGTACACGGCCTGGAGGTCACCCAGACCGAGCGTCGCTTCGACCTGGTCGAACTGGACCGCTTCCCCTACGGAACCCCCGCAGAGATGCAGCACTTCGTCAACCACCTCAAGGGCATCGAGGACCACCTGCGGCTGATGAAGGCCAAACCCGGCATGCTCACCTCAGGCGGCATGCCCGAGTACCTCTACGGCCGCTGCGCGGGCGTCGTCGGCATCCTCGGCCGCCTGGTCAGGGGCGCCGCCATCGCCGCCATGCAGAGCGGCAAGGAGGAGATCGACGAGGAACTCCTCGAAGGGATCATCATCGGCCGTGAGAATCCCGCGCGCGGGATCGGCCAAGCCCCGGACGACACCGGTGAACCCGAAGCCCCGAAGCCGACGACCAGCCGGGCAAGGCCCCGCAAGGCCAGCAGGAACTCCTCCTTCGACGACCACGGCCCGCAGCACTCCAACGAAGCCGCGAGTTGA
- a CDS encoding acyl carrier protein, producing MSRTDDQVKQLLVEQFGVPAERIAADQALQELSLDSLALEELRTVAEEHFDIDLETAVIGIRDTVGALVSVIEDAVINSTVAGR from the coding sequence GTGAGCAGGACAGATGACCAGGTGAAGCAGTTGCTGGTGGAACAGTTCGGAGTGCCGGCAGAACGTATTGCGGCGGACCAGGCGTTGCAGGAGTTGTCACTGGACTCGCTTGCCCTGGAGGAACTGCGGACAGTGGCCGAGGAGCACTTCGACATCGACCTGGAGACCGCGGTGATCGGTATCCGCGACACCGTCGGCGCACTGGTGTCCGTCATCGAAGACGCGGTGATCAACTCCACGGTGGCTGGCCGGTGA
- a CDS encoding TnsA-like heteromeric transposase endonuclease subunit translates to MKAKIRSDSCGLEQLIAAYDEGRIRDRLVLGDGWPRRWSGTWLVGEGEVSWPVRDMGSVPVSSSKPVRQFTWRARQGHRPGLQFMVCTGRHHGFESLEEQRLLLALDFLGVSDVLPQPFCLDFEHRQGRSQHIPDFLAVLPDGSLWLFDVRPGNLIKESDALKFAAAREAASACGWHYSVVTEWRPHVHSVLDHLSSQRRPLKDPLGLQQQVEGAVGSGPVTFTELAASTSLPVVARAHVTHMLWHRRLATDLGCPLGDRSLVWPGSAAMGCG, encoded by the coding sequence ATGAAGGCGAAGATCCGCTCGGACTCATGCGGTCTGGAGCAGTTGATCGCGGCCTATGACGAAGGTCGCATTCGTGACCGGCTGGTGCTCGGGGATGGGTGGCCGCGCCGGTGGAGTGGGACATGGCTGGTTGGTGAGGGTGAGGTGTCATGGCCGGTCCGTGACATGGGGTCCGTGCCGGTGTCTTCGTCGAAGCCGGTGCGGCAGTTCACTTGGCGGGCTCGGCAGGGGCATCGTCCGGGGTTGCAGTTCATGGTCTGCACGGGGCGGCATCACGGGTTCGAGTCCCTGGAGGAACAGAGGCTGCTGCTCGCGTTGGACTTCTTGGGGGTATCGGATGTGCTGCCGCAGCCGTTCTGCCTGGACTTCGAGCACAGGCAGGGCCGCAGCCAGCACATCCCGGACTTCCTGGCGGTTCTGCCTGACGGCAGCCTGTGGCTGTTCGATGTCCGCCCGGGGAATCTGATCAAGGAATCTGACGCGCTGAAGTTCGCGGCTGCCAGGGAGGCGGCGTCAGCCTGCGGCTGGCACTACTCAGTCGTGACCGAGTGGCGCCCTCATGTCCACAGCGTTCTGGATCATCTGTCGTCCCAGCGCCGGCCTTTGAAGGACCCTCTCGGGCTGCAGCAGCAGGTGGAGGGGGCGGTCGGCTCGGGTCCGGTGACGTTCACGGAGCTGGCGGCGTCGACCAGCCTTCCGGTGGTGGCACGCGCGCACGTCACGCACATGCTCTGGCATCGCCGGCTCGCGACTGACCTGGGTTGTCCGCTGGGAGACCGTTCGCTGGTCTGGCCAGGCTCTGCCGCGATGGGGTGCGGGTAG
- a CDS encoding Lrp/AsnC family transcriptional regulator — protein sequence MDDIDRAILRELQTDGRIPYADLGPKVGLSASAARQRLQRLIDTKAVQVVGVTDPMAMGGQAMALLGLRVDGDPRAVADELSRHDEVVYAVLTAGTFDLFAEAVCRHPRDLLDFVNDVVRPIEGVTKVESFPYFGIHTHRFFWNVG from the coding sequence ATGGACGACATCGATCGGGCCATCCTGCGCGAGCTGCAGACCGACGGTCGCATCCCCTACGCCGATCTCGGCCCGAAGGTCGGCCTGTCGGCGTCGGCCGCTCGGCAACGGCTGCAGCGGCTGATCGACACCAAGGCGGTGCAGGTCGTCGGTGTCACCGACCCGATGGCGATGGGCGGGCAGGCCATGGCCCTACTCGGGCTCCGCGTCGACGGCGATCCGCGAGCGGTGGCCGACGAACTCTCACGCCACGACGAGGTCGTCTACGCCGTGTTGACCGCTGGCACCTTCGACTTGTTCGCCGAGGCCGTCTGTCGCCATCCGCGTGACCTGCTGGACTTCGTCAACGACGTCGTGCGTCCCATCGAGGGCGTGACAAAGGTGGAGAGCTTCCCCTACTTCGGGATTCACACGCACCGGTTCTTCTGGAACGTCGGCTGA
- a CDS encoding transposase, which translates to MEATWHRTWNLPRRQPCRSPGQEPAEDSDGRDGRWRITRGTAPGRMVSTVDPEARHVHKTRTHRQDGYKAHLATEPETGLYTAVALRPGAGAEHHEATVGLDLLADEDIPVDAFGDTAYSTGEVRHTLQQAGHRLFVKPAPLRPAVPGGFTLDDFDIDTTTATVTCPAGHTVPLSDPGGQHLQRKAVFGICAPDVACASSAPNQGRTHPDHPASPRPACLRPPPDRPGHRLAGRLPALATTGRTRAVVWLVHHGNRRLRYRGTLKNNAWLHTRAAALNLRRLITLGLTRTNGAWALSPAHA; encoded by the coding sequence TTGGAAGCCACGTGGCACCGGACATGGAACCTGCCTCGTCGGCAGCCCTGCCGAAGCCCCGGCCAGGAGCCGGCCGAGGACTCCGACGGGCGTGACGGCCGCTGGCGCATCACCCGGGGCACCGCCCCGGGCCGCATGGTCTCCACCGTCGACCCCGAAGCCCGGCACGTGCACAAGACCCGCACCCACCGGCAGGACGGCTACAAGGCCCACCTGGCCACCGAGCCCGAGACCGGCTTATATACAGCCGTCGCCCTGCGGCCCGGGGCCGGCGCCGAGCACCATGAGGCCACCGTCGGCCTTGACCTGCTTGCCGACGAGGACATCCCGGTGGATGCCTTCGGGGACACCGCCTACTCCACCGGCGAGGTCCGCCACACCTTGCAGCAGGCCGGGCACCGGCTGTTCGTCAAGCCTGCTCCGCTACGGCCCGCCGTCCCCGGCGGTTTCACCCTCGACGACTTCGACATCGACACCACAACCGCCACCGTGACCTGCCCCGCCGGGCACACCGTCCCGCTATCGGATCCCGGCGGGCAGCACCTCCAGCGCAAGGCCGTCTTCGGGATCTGTGCACCGGATGTCGCCTGCGCGAGCAGTGCACCAAACCAAGGCCGGACGCATCCTGACCATCCGGCCTCACCACGACCTGCTTGCCTCCGCCCGCCGCCAGACCGCCCAGGACACCGGCTGGCAGGCCGACTACCGGCGTTGGCGACCACCGGTCGAACACGCGCCGTCGTCTGGCTCGTCCACCACGGCAACCGGCGCCTCCGCTACCGCGGCACCCTCAAGAACAACGCCTGGCTCCACACCCGAGCCGCCGCCCTCAACCTCCGCCGACTGATCACCCTCGGGCTCACCCGAACCAACGGCGCCTGGGCACTCTCACCGGCTCACGCATAA
- a CDS encoding beta-ketoacyl synthase N-terminal-like domain-containing protein, with protein MNRPNSAPFEAAVTGLGIICAAGIGAKAAWQSAVQGTVGHITRPPTLEGLPHDFAYSVPDFDADTVLGRPLARQMDRFSHLAVAATREALADAALDPSEWDATRVAVLIGSSHGGLTIYDTQTTTMHDKGDRRVSPMLTPLTLLNAAASSVCLDTGARGPSMGIAGACASGTAAIGYGRMLLQAGLADIVIAGGAESMQSRALFASCIRARACSPSCFPPRHAHDGARNGTPKWPPSPPAAPARASLSESCSAHQGCRGRCAVRAGTDDDEHARSHRRCAWCCGRLPDRHGARRVAGLDNCSARDKRSSPGRRRSVHTQRDTSPPPGAVDPSMAHPNRIFTESGPAKASRGSTLATTGHQMTVVPTHG; from the coding sequence GTGAACCGTCCCAACTCCGCCCCGTTCGAGGCGGCCGTCACCGGTCTGGGCATCATCTGCGCGGCCGGGATCGGGGCGAAGGCCGCCTGGCAGAGCGCCGTGCAGGGCACCGTCGGCCACATCACCCGGCCGCCGACCTTGGAGGGCCTGCCGCACGACTTCGCCTACAGCGTCCCCGACTTCGATGCCGACACCGTGCTGGGTCGCCCTCTGGCTCGTCAGATGGACCGGTTCTCCCACCTCGCCGTCGCGGCGACCCGGGAAGCCCTCGCCGACGCCGCCCTGGACCCTTCCGAGTGGGACGCCACACGCGTCGCGGTCCTCATCGGCAGCTCCCACGGCGGCCTGACCATCTACGACACCCAGACCACGACGATGCACGACAAGGGCGACCGGCGCGTCTCCCCGATGCTCACCCCACTCACCCTCCTCAACGCCGCCGCCTCCAGCGTCTGCCTCGACACCGGCGCCCGCGGCCCGTCCATGGGCATCGCCGGCGCCTGCGCCTCCGGCACCGCCGCCATCGGCTACGGCCGGATGCTCCTGCAGGCCGGACTCGCCGACATCGTCATCGCCGGCGGCGCGGAGTCCATGCAGTCCCGTGCCCTGTTCGCCTCCTGCATCCGGGCTCGCGCCTGCTCACCCTCCTGCTTCCCGCCCCGACACGCGCACGATGGCGCGAGGAATGGCACGCCGAAATGGCCACCCTCCCCACCCGCCGCACCCGCACGCGCTTCACTCTCCGAGTCCTGCTCAGCACACCAAGGCTGTCGTGGACGCTGCGCGGTCCGCGCCGGGACCGACGATGACGAGCACGCTCGCTCGCATCGCAGGTGTGCTTGGTGCTGCGGCCGCCTTCCTGATCGCCATGGCGCGCGGAGGGTTGCCGGCCTGGACAACTGCAGCGCTCGCGACAAGCGCTCTAGTCCTGGTCGCCGTCGTTCTGTTCATACCCAACGAGACACCAGCCCGCCGCCTGGGGCAGTTGATCCAAGCATGGCGCATCCCAACCGCATTTTCACCGAGTCCGGCCCCGCCAAGGCCTCGCGTGGCTCCACCCTCGCCACCACGGGACACCAGATGACAGTCGTCCCAACACATGGCTGA
- a CDS encoding CU044_2847 family protein — protein MSDRPVRTVEVPLGDGSDETIRVQIREVDSALIRVGRGGGSIARAERSFGQMLDTVRPVAESFVGRFRGLANAPDEITLEFGVSLSAEADVVIASTATSANFSVSLTWNNNGSGEPGGNTPGVG, from the coding sequence ATGAGCGATCGCCCCGTCCGCACGGTTGAGGTTCCGCTTGGCGACGGAAGTGACGAGACCATCCGTGTGCAGATCCGTGAAGTGGACTCGGCTCTCATCCGGGTCGGCCGTGGCGGAGGCTCGATCGCACGGGCCGAGCGGTCGTTCGGTCAGATGCTGGACACCGTACGGCCGGTGGCGGAGAGCTTCGTGGGGCGGTTCCGGGGGCTGGCGAACGCACCGGACGAGATCACCTTGGAGTTCGGGGTGTCGTTGTCGGCCGAGGCGGATGTGGTGATCGCGAGCACCGCCACATCGGCCAACTTCTCCGTGAGTCTGACCTGGAACAACAACGGCTCCGGTGAGCCGGGTGGGAATACTCCAGGGGTCGGTTGA
- a CDS encoding TniQ family protein: MMHPIEPLPRSLIPLPGESLHGLILRLSHRLDQAPGHVLWRTGLTPGRRSTGLAPKRLLLMLDPSEQQRFAAATRLDPKAVDQLTLRPYFATHPSLAEVMARPAQSPRQRFTPPTWLLFANPRHCPQCLAGDGSEIQRRHGGAWKLQWHLPIVFACLEHRVFLQHGCLACRQRGDSRGRRVIPRLIESPGASGLHPAQCRSRITEGYGAPLCQHRLDSSHPPRIELPPELERLQPELLALLEDTADPSRSLGRLSDLRHLSAIICATWPHSWRGDLTPAVARALSTDLRRPTQPGPDGSTGQHRWDCAPPSAPATAAVLSIATQLLNLPLRELRKELQDLARHAPSNLDPAWGRTWNLLSLKHSPVIEYEVKQAFQSQQPRMPAGHEPVLAPRPHGYRPEHIPQHLPEEWFTVLREASTPRPLPRSLKLRRIAAVQLVQIATGQSMAEAADFLQIPGTWFNGQPRQQLPPLNMHLRTGPFNLTTAFEALASHIGHAPDPIDYRQRRERFASWSLPREDRADLISGLPGAKPHRDLSETRSRLEECASALVWSNLTGSEWRLAPTIDPLTFGAGAALARRSPVGETMTRLLARRDPYVRSLGPLLDEYAAGLAA; encoded by the coding sequence ATGATGCACCCCATCGAACCGCTGCCCAGGAGCCTGATCCCACTGCCCGGCGAGAGCTTGCACGGGCTGATCCTGCGGCTGTCTCATCGCCTGGACCAGGCACCGGGCCACGTCCTCTGGCGGACCGGCCTGACTCCGGGCAGGCGATCTACCGGTCTCGCCCCGAAGCGGCTCTTGCTCATGCTCGACCCCAGCGAACAGCAGAGATTCGCCGCCGCCACCCGCCTGGATCCCAAGGCCGTCGACCAGCTCACCCTCCGGCCCTACTTCGCCACGCACCCTTCCCTCGCGGAGGTCATGGCCCGCCCCGCCCAGAGCCCGCGGCAACGGTTCACCCCGCCCACGTGGCTGCTGTTCGCCAACCCGCGTCACTGCCCGCAGTGCCTGGCCGGGGACGGCAGCGAGATCCAGCGTCGACACGGCGGCGCCTGGAAACTCCAATGGCACCTGCCGATCGTGTTCGCCTGCCTGGAACACCGGGTCTTCCTGCAGCACGGCTGCCTGGCCTGCCGCCAGCGCGGCGACAGCCGCGGCCGCCGCGTCATCCCGCGGCTCATTGAAAGCCCCGGCGCCTCCGGACTCCACCCGGCCCAGTGCAGAAGCAGGATCACCGAAGGGTACGGTGCCCCGCTCTGCCAGCACCGACTGGACTCCTCCCATCCCCCGCGCATCGAACTCCCGCCCGAGCTGGAACGGCTCCAGCCCGAACTTCTCGCTCTCCTGGAGGACACCGCCGATCCGAGCCGAAGCCTGGGCCGGCTGTCGGACCTGCGTCATCTGTCAGCGATCATCTGCGCGACCTGGCCCCACAGCTGGCGCGGCGACCTCACGCCGGCCGTGGCCAGGGCACTCTCCACGGATCTTCGCCGTCCGACCCAGCCTGGGCCCGACGGCAGCACCGGCCAGCATCGGTGGGACTGCGCCCCACCCTCTGCCCCGGCAACAGCAGCGGTGCTGAGCATCGCCACTCAGCTGCTGAACCTGCCCCTGAGAGAGCTACGGAAAGAACTCCAGGACCTGGCCAGGCACGCTCCCTCCAATCTGGACCCGGCCTGGGGCAGGACCTGGAACCTGCTTTCCCTCAAGCACTCGCCGGTCATCGAATACGAGGTCAAGCAGGCATTCCAATCCCAGCAGCCACGGATGCCTGCCGGCCACGAGCCGGTCCTTGCCCCACGGCCCCACGGCTACCGTCCAGAACACATCCCGCAACACCTGCCCGAGGAGTGGTTCACCGTCCTCCGCGAAGCCTCCACTCCTCGCCCCCTCCCGCGAAGTCTCAAGCTCCGCCGCATCGCCGCGGTCCAACTCGTCCAAATCGCCACCGGCCAGTCGATGGCCGAAGCGGCCGACTTCCTGCAGATCCCCGGCACCTGGTTCAACGGCCAGCCACGCCAACAACTTCCCCCGCTGAACATGCATCTCCGCACCGGCCCCTTCAACCTGACCACGGCCTTTGAAGCCCTCGCCTCGCACATCGGTCACGCCCCTGATCCGATCGACTACCGGCAACGCCGCGAACGGTTCGCGTCCTGGTCCCTGCCCCGCGAAGACCGGGCAGACCTGATCAGCGGTCTGCCTGGCGCGAAGCCCCACCGAGACCTCAGCGAAACTCGGAGCCGCCTGGAGGAGTGCGCGTCTGCGCTCGTCTGGTCGAACCTCACCGGCAGTGAGTGGCGTCTCGCCCCTACCATCGACCCGCTCACGTTCGGCGCCGGCGCAGCGCTCGCCCGTCGCAGTCCGGTGGGAGAGACGATGACAAGGCTCCTTGCCCGGCGGGATCCCTACGTCCGGTCCCTCGGACCGCTCCTGGATGAGTACGCAGCCGGGCTCGCAGCCTGA